One genomic segment of Thermodesulfobacterium sp. TA1 includes these proteins:
- the lepB gene encoding signal peptidase I, which produces MNTGKEKVLDWIKSLVIALILALFIRTFVVQAYKIPSGSMIPTLLIGDYLLVNKLSFGVKNPIQGGFIYFRELPKRQEVVVFTYPLDKKLDFIKRVIGLPGDTIQIVNKKVYVNGQLLYEPYVQFVDPEVYPREVSPRDNLGPIKVPQGKIFVLGDNRDQSYDSRFWGFVPIEYLKGRALIIYFSWDSEHFRIRLDRIGQVIK; this is translated from the coding sequence ATGAATACAGGTAAAGAAAAGGTCTTAGATTGGATTAAAAGTTTAGTCATAGCTTTAATTTTAGCCCTTTTTATCCGCACCTTTGTAGTGCAGGCATATAAAATCCCTTCTGGCTCTATGATACCTACCTTATTAATAGGAGACTACCTTTTGGTCAACAAACTCTCATTCGGAGTTAAAAATCCGATTCAAGGAGGATTTATCTATTTTAGGGAACTACCTAAAAGACAAGAAGTAGTAGTTTTTACCTATCCTTTAGACAAAAAGTTAGACTTTATAAAAAGGGTTATAGGGCTTCCAGGGGATACTATACAGATAGTTAACAAAAAAGTTTATGTTAATGGTCAACTTCTTTATGAGCCTTATGTACAGTTTGTAGACCCCGAGGTTTACCCTCGTGAGGTTAGTCCTCGAGACAATTTGGGACCGATAAAAGTCCCTCAAGGAAAGATCTTTGTTTTAGGAGACAACCGTGATCAAAGTTATGATAGTAGGTTTTGGGGTTTTGTTCCGATAGAATATCTTAAAGGTAGGGCTCTGATTATATATTTTTCTTGGGACTCAGAACATTTTCGAATAAGATTAGATAGGATAGGGCAAGTAATAAAATAA
- the trpS gene encoding tryptophan--tRNA ligase, which translates to MKVKSFRILSGMRPTGPLHLGHLHGVLKNWLTFQEQHECFYFVADWHALTTEYESPQKIKEFVKELFLEWLSVGLSPEKSVLFLQSLVKEHAELSLIFSMITPVAWLERNPTYKDMIQNLQNKDLTTYGFLGYPVLQAADILIYKAEKVPVGLDQVPHLELTREIARRFNFLYGTEFFPEPEALLSEVPKIPGIDGRKMSKSYGNAIFLNDPPEVVRKKVLSYVTDVQRPRKSDPGDPEKRCVAYNLIKFYFSEEEKKEVIEGCKNTQLGCVECKKKLADKIIESLTEIWERRTKIEKEDWEEMLREGVKKARAIAKKTMEEVNALLGFTYKL; encoded by the coding sequence ATGAAGGTGAAAAGTTTTAGAATTTTAAGCGGTATGCGTCCTACAGGTCCTCTTCATTTGGGGCATCTTCATGGGGTTTTAAAAAATTGGTTAACCTTTCAAGAGCAGCATGAATGTTTTTATTTTGTGGCAGATTGGCATGCCCTTACTACTGAGTATGAGTCTCCTCAAAAGATTAAGGAATTTGTGAAAGAACTTTTTTTGGAATGGTTGTCTGTGGGGCTTTCTCCAGAAAAGAGTGTATTGTTTTTACAATCATTAGTAAAAGAACATGCTGAACTTTCTTTAATTTTTTCTATGATTACTCCAGTAGCTTGGTTAGAAAGAAACCCAACTTATAAAGATATGATACAAAATCTTCAAAACAAAGATCTTACCACTTACGGATTTTTAGGTTATCCAGTTTTACAGGCAGCTGATATTTTAATTTATAAAGCAGAAAAAGTGCCTGTGGGGTTAGACCAAGTACCCCATTTAGAGTTAACCAGAGAAATAGCCAGAAGATTTAACTTTTTATACGGTACTGAATTTTTTCCAGAACCTGAGGCCCTTTTATCCGAGGTCCCCAAGATACCAGGAATAGACGGAAGGAAAATGAGTAAAAGTTATGGTAATGCCATCTTTTTAAACGATCCACCAGAAGTAGTAAGAAAAAAAGTTTTATCCTATGTAACCGATGTACAAAGACCAAGAAAATCAGATCCAGGAGACCCGGAAAAAAGGTGTGTAGCTTACAATCTTATAAAATTTTATTTTTCTGAAGAAGAAAAAAAAGAGGTGATAGAGGGTTGTAAAAATACTCAACTAGGTTGTGTAGAATGTAAAAAAAAGTTAGCTGATAAAATAATAGAAAGTTTAACGGAGATATGGGAAAGACGTACTAAGATAGAAAAAGAAGACTGGGAAGAGATGTTAAGAGAAGGAGTAAAAAAAGCAAGGGCTATCGCTAAGAAAACGATGGAAGAGGTTAACGCATTATTAGGCTTCACCTATAAGCTTTAA
- the lepA gene encoding translation elongation factor 4, translating to MKKEPKLFPQEKIRNFSIIAHIDHGKSTLADRILEATGAVSAREMRDQYLDRLDLERERGITIKAQAVRLYYQSEDGEVYQFNLIDTPGHVDFTYEVSRALAACEGALLVVDASQGVEAQTLANVYLALENNLEIIPVINKIDLPQADIEKTKKEIEEVIGLSAEEAILVSAKIGIGIKEVLEAIVKKIPSPKGDKEKPLRALVFDSWYDPYLGVVVLIKVVDGKLYTGQKIRFFSTGKVYEVTKVGVFAPEPTSVDLLSAGEVGFIAAGIKEVREAKIGDTITESQAQVEPLPGFKEQKPVVFAGIFPVDSDDFEDLKEAIEKLWLNDPAFSYEMETSAALGFGFRCGFQGLLHMEIVQERLEREYNLNLISTSPSVKYKVRLKNGKEIEVENPAKWPDPSLIEEVLEPYIKAEIYTPKEFLGQLINLCEEKRGIQKELKFLTPERCVLVYEIPFSEVVLDFYDKLKSYSKGYASLDYQFIGYKPGDLVKMDILINKQPVDALSLIVHKDKAYYRGRELVTKLKEVIPRQLFEVVIQAAIGSKIIARERIAPLRKDVLAKCYGGDVTRKKKLLEKQKEGKKRLKSIGQIEIPQEAFLAILKI from the coding sequence ATGAAAAAGGAGCCGAAGCTTTTTCCACAGGAAAAAATTAGAAACTTTAGTATTATTGCTCATATAGACCATGGTAAATCTACGCTTGCCGACAGGATTTTAGAGGCTACCGGTGCTGTTTCAGCCCGAGAGATGCGGGACCAGTATTTAGACCGCCTTGATTTAGAGAGAGAAAGAGGAATTACTATAAAAGCTCAGGCAGTAAGGCTTTATTATCAGAGTGAAGACGGGGAGGTCTATCAATTTAACCTTATAGATACTCCGGGACATGTAGATTTTACCTATGAAGTTTCAAGGGCCCTTGCTGCGTGTGAAGGGGCTTTACTGGTGGTAGACGCTTCTCAAGGAGTTGAAGCCCAAACTTTAGCTAACGTATATTTAGCCTTAGAAAACAACTTAGAAATTATACCGGTTATCAATAAGATAGACCTTCCCCAAGCAGACATAGAAAAAACTAAAAAAGAGATAGAAGAAGTTATCGGGCTTTCGGCAGAAGAAGCTATTTTGGTAAGCGCTAAAATTGGAATAGGAATTAAGGAAGTTCTAGAAGCTATCGTTAAGAAGATTCCTTCTCCTAAAGGAGATAAAGAAAAACCTCTCAGGGCTTTGGTGTTTGATTCTTGGTATGACCCTTATTTAGGGGTGGTCGTTTTAATAAAGGTGGTTGATGGCAAGCTTTATACAGGACAGAAAATAAGGTTTTTCTCTACAGGTAAGGTATACGAGGTTACAAAGGTGGGTGTGTTTGCTCCTGAGCCAACATCGGTTGATTTACTTTCAGCCGGAGAGGTTGGTTTTATAGCAGCGGGGATAAAAGAGGTTAGAGAGGCTAAGATAGGTGATACTATTACCGAATCTCAGGCTCAGGTAGAACCTTTACCAGGTTTTAAAGAACAAAAACCTGTGGTTTTTGCAGGTATTTTCCCGGTTGACAGCGACGATTTTGAAGACCTAAAAGAGGCTATAGAAAAACTTTGGTTAAACGATCCAGCTTTTTCTTATGAAATGGAAACTTCAGCAGCCTTAGGGTTTGGTTTTAGGTGCGGCTTCCAGGGGCTTTTACACATGGAAATCGTCCAGGAACGTTTGGAAAGAGAATATAACCTTAACCTTATTTCTACATCCCCTTCGGTTAAATACAAGGTAAGACTTAAAAACGGAAAGGAAATAGAGGTAGAAAATCCGGCAAAGTGGCCTGATCCAAGCTTGATAGAGGAGGTGCTTGAACCTTACATAAAGGCAGAAATCTATACTCCTAAGGAATTTTTAGGCCAATTGATAAATCTTTGTGAAGAAAAAAGAGGAATCCAAAAAGAACTTAAGTTTCTCACCCCAGAAAGGTGCGTTTTAGTCTATGAAATTCCTTTTAGCGAGGTAGTCTTAGATTTTTATGATAAACTTAAAAGTTATTCTAAAGGTTATGCATCTTTAGACTACCAATTTATTGGATACAAACCAGGAGATTTAGTAAAAATGGATATTTTAATCAATAAACAACCTGTTGACGCTCTATCTTTAATAGTCCATAAAGACAAGGCCTATTATAGAGGAAGAGAACTTGTGACTAAATTAAAAGAGGTAATACCAAGACAACTTTTTGAAGTCGTTATCCAAGCGGCTATCGGTAGTAAAATTATAGCCAGAGAAAGAATTGCTCCACTTAGAAAAGATGTGCTTGCAAAGTGTTATGGAGGAGACGTCACCAGAAAGAAAAAACTTTTAGAAAAACAAAAAGAAGGTAAAAAGAGGCTTAAATCTATAGGTCAAATAGAGATTCCTCAAGAAGCCTTTCTCGCAATTCTAAAAATCTAA
- the phoU gene encoding phosphate signaling complex protein PhoU, whose translation MTRIALGKELQILKNLITDMAKNVDEMVNGTILALNKLDATIAEKVIKADDQIDYYEHMVCQTALEIIALQQPVARDLRFVITAIDIARNLERTADQSVNIAYSALTLSKQENRAFPECKVAIEEMANEALTMLHSAINAFVTENTQKARSVIEYDSIVDRLQRDLIEDVKNCMKRSPNNIDPGIEYIKVIENIERIADLATNIAEGVIFVTEGRMVKLEERTISIKNIKEEILKDLPVFELLRKHARLVIECVERLSLSLEAYYNLNQERLEETAKHIFEIEKEADKLKRNIRGHLPKGLILPVERFELFMYLKEQDAIADVAEEILNWLSFKHLPVSSDLFKHIEELLNQSIKPLEFLEEMILYSADFILTKNEESRNRAKDLIREIRYGQYLAEDYGNKVKKAIFNQIEDPLALFYFLKLVDLILGISHHAENTADLMRAMIAK comes from the coding sequence ATGACAAGAATAGCGCTTGGCAAGGAGTTGCAAATCTTAAAAAATCTAATAACTGATATGGCAAAAAATGTAGATGAAATGGTAAATGGTACCATTTTAGCTTTAAATAAATTAGATGCAACGATAGCTGAAAAGGTAATCAAAGCAGATGACCAAATAGATTACTATGAACATATGGTATGCCAAACAGCACTTGAAATCATAGCCTTACAACAACCAGTAGCAAGAGATTTAAGGTTTGTAATCACTGCTATAGACATAGCCAGGAACTTAGAAAGGACAGCAGATCAGTCGGTTAATATTGCTTACAGTGCTCTCACTTTATCAAAGCAAGAAAATCGAGCCTTTCCGGAATGTAAAGTAGCCATAGAAGAAATGGCTAACGAAGCTTTAACCATGCTTCATTCAGCCATCAATGCCTTTGTCACTGAAAATACTCAAAAAGCAAGGTCAGTGATTGAATATGATTCTATAGTAGACCGTTTACAAAGGGATCTTATCGAGGATGTAAAAAATTGCATGAAAAGAAGTCCTAACAATATAGATCCAGGGATAGAATATATTAAAGTAATAGAAAATATAGAAAGAATAGCTGATTTAGCAACGAACATCGCAGAAGGGGTCATTTTTGTAACTGAAGGAAGAATGGTAAAACTGGAAGAAAGAACTATCTCTATAAAGAACATCAAAGAAGAAATTTTAAAAGACTTGCCTGTATTTGAGTTATTAAGGAAGCATGCCCGTTTAGTGATAGAATGTGTTGAAAGGCTTTCTCTTTCTTTAGAGGCTTATTATAACCTTAATCAAGAAAGGCTTGAGGAAACGGCTAAACATATTTTTGAGATAGAAAAAGAAGCTGATAAACTAAAAAGAAACATCAGAGGACACTTACCTAAAGGACTTATCTTACCGGTAGAAAGGTTTGAGCTTTTTATGTATCTCAAAGAACAAGACGCCATTGCTGACGTAGCTGAAGAAATACTTAATTGGCTTTCCTTTAAACATCTCCCTGTCTCCTCAGACCTTTTTAAACATATAGAAGAACTTCTAAACCAAAGTATTAAGCCTCTTGAATTTTTAGAAGAAATGATCCTATATTCTGCGGATTTTATTTTAACTAAAAATGAAGAAAGCAGAAACCGTGCCAAAGATTTGATCAGAGAAATTAGGTATGGACAGTACTTAGCTGAAGATTATGGGAACAAAGTTAAAAAGGCCATTTTTAACCAAATAGAAGATCCTTTAGCCCTTTTTTACTTTTTAAAACTAGTAGACCTGATTTTAGGGATTTCTCATCATGCAGAAAATACTGCAGACCTTATGCGGGCTATGATAGCTAAATAA
- the ligA gene encoding NAD-dependent DNA ligase LigA: protein MTEKKEDLSHIPQEVIERVKKLREEIEYHNYRYYVLDSPVISDAEYDALMRELRELEERYPELITPDSPTQRVGFKPAEGFKEVPHAEPMLSLDDAMNENEVLEFDKRIKKFLGFPENTSIEYTVEPKIDGLAVELVYEEGILKVGATRGDGYVGEDVTLNIKTIKSIPLKLKKFDENSPEIPPRIDVRGEVYLNKDEFEKINQERIRRGEPPFANPRNAAAGSLRQLDPSITAKRKLDIFFYGIGKIEGYTFKTQWEVLQTLPKWGLKVNPLVKLVKNIQEAIAYHHEMEKKRQELPYEIDGIVIKVNDLFLWEKLGTKARSPRYAIAYKFQPTQVTTKLLNVVFQVGRTGAITPVAILKPVQIGGVIVERATLHNEDYIKNLDIKIGDWVLVQRAGDVIPQIIMPIKERRIGEEKEIKFPTECPRCGTKLVKKPGEAVWRCPNPNCYASLIRKILHFASRNAMNIEGLGEKVAKDLVDRGLVENIADLYYLRLEDFLRLPGFAYKKAKNLYEAIQKSKKTNLARFLYALGIRHVGEAMAQLLAQKFKTLENLMNSSMADLMTVEGVGYEVAKSIVEFFRNEQNRAIIKRLLDAGIIFEEEKTEEVIPKLQGLTFVFTGALKSMTRDQAKARVLSLGGKVSDHVSKNIDYVVVGEAPGSKYQKALTLGVKTITEEEFLKLIGEA, encoded by the coding sequence ATGACTGAGAAAAAAGAAGACCTTTCTCACATCCCTCAAGAAGTGATAGAGCGGGTTAAAAAACTTAGAGAAGAAATAGAATATCATAACTATCGTTATTATGTGCTTGATTCTCCGGTTATCTCAGATGCTGAATACGATGCCTTAATGAGAGAACTCAGAGAGTTAGAAGAAAGATATCCCGAATTGATTACCCCTGATTCCCCAACCCAAAGGGTAGGTTTTAAGCCAGCAGAAGGATTTAAAGAAGTACCTCATGCAGAGCCTATGTTATCCCTTGATGACGCTATGAACGAAAACGAGGTGTTAGAGTTTGATAAAAGAATTAAAAAATTTTTAGGATTCCCAGAAAATACCTCTATAGAATACACTGTTGAGCCTAAGATAGATGGACTCGCAGTAGAGTTGGTTTATGAAGAAGGGATATTAAAGGTAGGAGCTACCCGAGGAGACGGATATGTAGGAGAAGACGTTACCCTTAACATCAAAACCATTAAATCTATCCCCCTAAAACTTAAAAAATTTGACGAAAATTCTCCTGAAATTCCACCAAGAATAGATGTAAGAGGGGAAGTTTACCTAAATAAAGACGAATTTGAAAAAATTAATCAAGAAAGAATACGCCGAGGAGAACCACCTTTTGCTAATCCAAGAAACGCTGCAGCTGGTTCACTTCGCCAGCTTGACCCATCGATAACAGCCAAAAGAAAGTTAGACATATTTTTCTATGGCATAGGCAAAATAGAAGGTTATACCTTTAAGACCCAATGGGAAGTACTTCAAACATTACCTAAATGGGGGCTAAAAGTTAATCCTTTAGTAAAGTTAGTAAAAAACATCCAAGAGGCGATTGCTTATCATCATGAAATGGAAAAGAAAAGACAAGAACTTCCTTATGAAATAGACGGTATAGTTATAAAGGTAAACGACCTTTTTTTATGGGAAAAACTTGGAACTAAGGCCAGGTCCCCAAGATATGCCATTGCTTATAAATTTCAACCTACTCAAGTCACTACCAAACTTTTAAATGTAGTTTTTCAGGTAGGTAGGACTGGAGCCATAACTCCGGTAGCCATTTTAAAACCTGTCCAAATAGGAGGCGTAATAGTAGAACGGGCCACCCTTCATAACGAAGATTATATAAAAAACTTAGACATTAAGATAGGTGATTGGGTGCTTGTCCAAAGAGCAGGAGACGTAATTCCTCAAATTATTATGCCGATTAAAGAAAGAAGAATAGGCGAAGAAAAAGAAATAAAATTTCCTACAGAATGTCCAAGATGTGGCACCAAACTTGTCAAAAAGCCCGGTGAAGCAGTTTGGAGATGTCCTAACCCTAACTGTTATGCAAGCTTGATAAGAAAAATCTTACATTTTGCTAGCAGAAATGCAATGAACATAGAAGGCCTAGGAGAAAAGGTAGCTAAAGATTTGGTAGACAGAGGATTGGTAGAAAACATAGCAGACCTTTATTACCTTCGTTTAGAAGATTTCTTAAGACTACCTGGTTTTGCCTACAAAAAAGCTAAAAATCTTTATGAAGCCATTCAAAAAAGCAAAAAAACTAATTTAGCTCGGTTTCTTTATGCTTTAGGTATAAGGCATGTAGGAGAAGCAATGGCACAACTTTTGGCTCAAAAATTTAAAACCTTAGAAAACCTTATGAACTCCTCTATGGCTGACTTAATGACAGTAGAGGGTGTAGGTTATGAAGTGGCTAAATCGATAGTAGAATTTTTTAGAAACGAACAAAACAGAGCAATTATTAAGAGATTATTAGATGCTGGGATTATTTTTGAAGAAGAAAAAACCGAGGAAGTAATCCCCAAACTTCAAGGATTAACCTTTGTGTTTACCGGTGCTTTAAAATCAATGACCAGAGACCAGGCTAAAGCGAGAGTTTTAAGCTTAGGAGGGAAAGTTTCAGACCATGTATCTAAAAATATAGATTATGTAGTGGTAGGAGAAGCACCTGGGTCTAAATATCAAAAAGCCTTGACCCTTGGAGTAAAAACCATTACTGAGGAAGAATTTTTAAAGCTTATAGGTGAAGCCTAA
- a CDS encoding TonB-dependent receptor — MGKNKRIFYISLAILGFLVSSAFGEEIKEEEKFKKAEELPEVVVEGEKIITPTKETAETVYTGIGITKKGIELSGEKGSSNVWSILNFLPGVRFESPDPTGISSTQRTITIRGVSGSLGTMSVEGVPVYGGNPIGPREYIFDLDNIEAIDVYKGVIPVNLGTGAGTRGGTVEVKPKWAKDRFGFEFKQGLGMNDYTKTFARLDTGKINPLGTKISLSYSYTEADKWRGKGKIGPRNNVNFTLVQPIGEMINIKFWVNYNDIEHHKYATLSYQNAKKDRWLDYNEIFTGNTTKDWYYYKYQKLGWTNYDYYGFIDVKLLNSLVLQIKPYYRIEEKEDWSGSSRISGPSGPPKPGVSWSGWEVTRKGVLGELVFDFRLVKGVLGYHYERQEWDDRPSKNYWLNANGSLTFIGWGRFTKSISDGYSSSPYLKLSGNLGKLNWQAGITYIKKKDGENEGYITKYNGTTPYLEREPRLDYGGRSYSSWVPSFGISYAFSDKIEAYTSFGKTFQTPYMYMPLINLYYRLYDKFKKMGITLDDLFNDYQCEETYNWDLGLRIRTQRFELYPTIYFSKHKNLNTPFTPGWKDPDNPSQPLIDPQTGRPVSFNTFIGKARGYGFELASTFYLTDRISFFFNPSYVKMKYDEDIVSGGIRYSVEGKQVVGVPERMLTTGLIARYKGFEITPRFRYVGSYYGDLQRTEKVSGYEVFDFIVSYNKEEIKSLRLKNIKLSLEIYNLFDRRYIFGTSNSYYPGVPFTVFSSISFNF; from the coding sequence ATGGGTAAAAATAAAAGAATTTTTTATATAAGTTTGGCTATTTTAGGATTTTTAGTTTCTTCAGCCTTTGGAGAGGAGATAAAAGAAGAAGAAAAATTTAAAAAGGCTGAAGAGCTACCTGAGGTTGTGGTTGAGGGAGAGAAAATTATTACTCCTACTAAAGAAACCGCAGAAACGGTTTATACAGGAATTGGAATCACTAAAAAGGGAATTGAATTATCTGGGGAAAAGGGAAGTAGTAATGTGTGGTCCATTTTAAATTTTTTACCTGGAGTCCGTTTTGAGAGTCCTGATCCAACAGGTATTTCCTCTACTCAACGTACTATTACCATAAGAGGGGTAAGTGGTTCCTTGGGGACTATGTCTGTTGAAGGGGTGCCTGTTTACGGAGGAAACCCAATCGGTCCAAGAGAATACATCTTTGATTTAGATAATATTGAAGCGATTGATGTTTATAAAGGGGTTATTCCTGTTAACCTTGGGACAGGGGCTGGAACAAGGGGAGGAACGGTTGAGGTAAAACCCAAATGGGCAAAAGATAGGTTTGGTTTTGAGTTTAAACAAGGCTTAGGTATGAATGACTACACCAAGACTTTTGCAAGGTTAGATACTGGAAAAATTAATCCCTTAGGGACAAAAATTTCTCTGTCCTATTCATATACTGAAGCAGATAAATGGAGAGGTAAAGGAAAAATTGGTCCAAGAAATAATGTAAACTTTACTTTGGTTCAACCAATAGGAGAGATGATTAATATAAAATTCTGGGTAAACTACAATGATATTGAACATCACAAATATGCTACCCTTTCTTATCAAAATGCTAAAAAAGATAGATGGTTAGATTACAATGAAATCTTTACAGGTAATACTACGAAAGACTGGTATTATTACAAGTATCAAAAGCTTGGATGGACAAACTATGATTATTACGGTTTTATAGATGTTAAGTTATTAAATAGTCTTGTGCTTCAGATAAAACCTTACTACAGGATAGAGGAAAAAGAGGATTGGAGTGGGAGTTCAAGAATCTCTGGTCCTTCAGGACCACCTAAACCAGGAGTAAGCTGGAGTGGATGGGAAGTTACACGTAAAGGAGTTTTGGGGGAGCTTGTTTTTGATTTTAGGCTTGTTAAAGGGGTTTTAGGTTATCATTATGAGCGTCAAGAGTGGGATGACAGACCCTCAAAAAATTACTGGTTAAATGCTAATGGTAGTTTGACTTTTATCGGATGGGGGAGGTTTACTAAAAGCATTTCAGATGGCTATTCTTCAAGTCCGTATTTAAAGCTTTCAGGAAACCTTGGCAAATTAAACTGGCAGGCAGGAATAACTTATATAAAGAAAAAGGACGGTGAAAACGAAGGGTATATTACTAAATATAATGGAACAACACCATATTTAGAAAGGGAACCAAGGCTTGATTATGGTGGAAGAAGCTATTCTTCCTGGGTTCCTTCTTTTGGTATTTCTTATGCCTTTAGTGATAAGATAGAGGCTTACACAAGCTTTGGTAAAACCTTTCAAACACCATACATGTATATGCCTCTCATTAACCTTTATTATCGGCTTTATGATAAGTTCAAAAAAATGGGTATAACCTTAGATGACCTTTTTAACGATTACCAATGTGAAGAAACTTATAATTGGGATTTGGGGCTTAGGATTAGAACACAAAGGTTTGAGTTATATCCCACCATATACTTTTCTAAACATAAGAATTTAAACACTCCTTTTACTCCGGGATGGAAAGATCCCGATAATCCGTCCCAGCCTTTGATTGACCCTCAAACTGGAAGACCGGTAAGCTTTAATACCTTTATCGGCAAGGCAAGGGGATATGGGTTTGAGCTTGCTTCAACGTTCTATCTGACGGATAGAATCTCCTTTTTCTTTAATCCTTCTTATGTAAAAATGAAATATGATGAAGATATCGTAAGTGGTGGAATTCGCTATTCTGTTGAAGGAAAACAGGTGGTTGGTGTACCAGAAAGAATGTTAACCACAGGACTTATAGCAAGATACAAAGGGTTTGAAATAACCCCAAGGTTTAGGTATGTAGGTAGTTATTATGGAGATTTACAACGCACAGAAAAAGTATCAGGATATGAAGTTTTTGATTTTATAGTTTCTTATAACAAAGAAGAAATAAAAAGTCTTAGGCTTAAAAACATAAAATTAAGCCTTGAGATTTACAACCTTTTTGACAGAAGATACATTTTTGGTACTTCTAACAGTTATTATCCAGGGGTGCCTTTTACTGTGTTTAGCTCAATATCCTTTAATTTTTAA
- a CDS encoding ABC transporter ATP-binding protein, whose product MDFILQTVSLSKFFGSKKVLQDVSFELKRGDVLGVIGPNGAGKTTLLYLLLDVLVPTYGKIFYFGKDFRKHRAEILAKVGFASQYLSLPYSLTVEENLKVFGYFYKVPSLSQRIEELLALFKLSHKKKTLTRSLSSGEMMRLNLVRAFLHRPEIVYLDEPTAGLDPEYVKYVSQVLKEEVALRKTTIVLTSHQLGELERVANKILLLKQGRVVGFGELKHLLVQFQVESLEELYFKVFHEDGL is encoded by the coding sequence ATGGATTTTATTCTTCAAACAGTTTCTCTTTCTAAGTTTTTTGGTTCTAAGAAAGTGCTTCAAGATGTCTCTTTTGAGTTAAAAAGAGGCGATGTTTTGGGGGTAATTGGTCCTAATGGTGCGGGTAAAACCACTTTACTTTATTTATTATTAGATGTTTTAGTTCCTACTTATGGAAAGATTTTTTACTTTGGTAAAGATTTCAGAAAACATAGAGCAGAAATTTTGGCTAAGGTTGGCTTTGCTTCTCAGTATCTTAGTCTTCCTTATTCTCTTACTGTAGAAGAAAACCTAAAGGTTTTTGGTTATTTTTATAAAGTGCCCTCTCTTAGTCAAAGGATAGAAGAATTGTTAGCTCTTTTTAAGTTATCCCATAAAAAGAAAACCTTAACTCGTTCTTTATCTTCAGGAGAGATGATGAGGTTAAACTTGGTTAGAGCTTTTTTACATCGTCCTGAAATAGTGTATTTAGATGAACCTACTGCTGGCCTTGACCCTGAATATGTAAAATATGTATCTCAAGTTTTAAAAGAGGAAGTAGCCTTAAGAAAGACTACGATTGTGCTTACTTCTCATCAATTAGGAGAATTAGAAAGGGTTGCCAACAAAATACTTCTTCTTAAGCAGGGTAGGGTGGTTGGGTTTGGTGAGTTAAAACATTTGTTGGTTCAATTTCAGGTGGAGTCCTTAGAAGAATTATATTTTAAGGTGTTTCATGAAGACGGTCTTTAG
- a CDS encoding ABC transporter permease, whose translation MKTVFSFKRIYGVVLRHFFLLKHSPSRWLDLLYWPTVDLLLWGFITIYLQKEIYSQGFWVFQFIGALIFWNILIRAQQGLAVGFLEDVWSRNLVHIFVSPIRVYEYLAGLMIYSLFKAAIASVIMVFIAGTVFNFKFWLTGLQFFVLVYGLLIFAWSIGLLTMALILFFGQEAEILAWALALFFLPFSAVFYPLEVLPEPIKTFGKLVPASYLFETLREILKTEKWDIGLVLKSYFLNLIYLVVSSLVFVYALRLAKEKGKLPKIGE comes from the coding sequence ATGAAGACGGTCTTTAGCTTTAAAAGGATTTATGGCGTAGTTTTAAGACATTTTTTTCTTTTAAAACACAGTCCAAGTAGGTGGTTAGACCTTTTATATTGGCCAACGGTTGACCTTTTACTTTGGGGTTTTATTACTATATACTTACAAAAGGAGATTTATTCTCAAGGTTTTTGGGTTTTTCAGTTTATCGGGGCTTTAATTTTTTGGAATATTTTGATAAGGGCTCAACAAGGTTTAGCAGTAGGTTTTTTAGAAGATGTATGGTCCAGAAACTTGGTACATATTTTTGTCTCTCCTATAAGAGTTTATGAATATTTAGCAGGCTTGATGATCTATAGCCTTTTTAAGGCGGCTATTGCTTCGGTTATTATGGTGTTTATTGCCGGTACGGTGTTTAATTTTAAATTTTGGCTAACAGGGTTACAATTTTTTGTTTTGGTTTATGGTTTACTAATCTTTGCCTGGAGTATAGGTTTACTTACAATGGCACTTATTTTGTTTTTTGGTCAAGAGGCAGAAATTCTTGCCTGGGCTTTAGCCTTGTTTTTTCTTCCTTTTTCTGCTGTGTTTTATCCGTTAGAGGTTTTACCAGAACCTATAAAAACTTTTGGTAAATTAGTACCCGCTTCGTATCTTTTTGAAACCTTGAGAGAAATTTTAAAAACGGAAAAATGGGATATAGGTTTAGTGCTTAAATCTTATTTTTTAAACTTAATTTATTTAGTAGTTAGTTCTTTAGTTTTTGTTTATGCTTTAAGATTAGCTAAAGAAAAGGGAAAGCTTCCTAAAATAGGAGAGTAA